One Methanobrevibacter millerae genomic region harbors:
- a CDS encoding DUF2117 domain-containing protein, with protein sequence MRIGIVVHGPNIIDSGYALKLIDLINEYGDVSVRLGGTMGRTAVIDKSLENVIDISRKLVPSDSLKIFHDDNVDVIFLLNYGKSSTTGQVFGYKVYTHYENKIADNNIPVIQIERPGEKDGSVINWACKSDLACEFADKLNLKIVTPEEIYETHIKDDEKSESRRTIHGVSPSENIMVNGVVIGKSTSDKLILVSKDGRIVEIVGGEIKPHGIEKLGEVDLGSAIVKTGLLRKAKVTPRVLDNEKSSDFKVAFLDHAGEDVYRFRNHSVVITIGDDTTLIASDILYRFSIPIIGITDGDLDKVVESGFKSKNSVIFEVESGNDDIIGGEIHKLIFKNENELVNSADFKSIDDLEKKIIEIINNRNIKYKINRI encoded by the coding sequence ATGAGAATAGGAATTGTGGTTCACGGTCCAAACATCATAGATTCCGGCTATGCCCTGAAACTGATTGACCTGATAAATGAATACGGTGACGTTTCTGTAAGACTCGGCGGAACCATGGGAAGAACTGCCGTGATTGACAAGTCCCTTGAAAATGTTATAGACATCTCACGAAAGCTTGTTCCAAGCGATTCCTTAAAGATATTTCACGATGACAACGTTGACGTTATTTTCCTTTTGAATTACGGCAAATCATCAACTACAGGCCAGGTTTTCGGCTATAAGGTCTACACTCACTATGAAAACAAAATTGCTGACAATAATATTCCCGTCATTCAGATTGAAAGGCCGGGCGAAAAGGACGGAAGCGTCATTAACTGGGCATGCAAGTCCGATTTGGCTTGTGAATTTGCCGATAAGCTGAATTTAAAAATTGTAACGCCTGAAGAGATTTATGAAACCCATATAAAGGATGACGAGAAAAGCGAATCTCGAAGGACGATTCATGGAGTGAGCCCCAGCGAAAACATAATGGTTAACGGCGTGGTTATTGGAAAATCAACCTCTGATAAATTAATACTGGTTTCAAAGGACGGCAGAATCGTTGAAATCGTTGGGGGCGAGATTAAGCCCCATGGCATTGAAAAATTGGGTGAAGTCGATTTAGGCTCAGCCATCGTAAAGACCGGGCTTTTGCGAAAGGCGAAAGTCACTCCGAGAGTACTGGACAATGAGAAGTCCTCAGACTTTAAGGTGGCATTTCTCGACCATGCAGGCGAGGACGTTTACCGGTTCAGGAATCATTCAGTGGTAATCACCATAGGCGACGACACCACATTAATAGCATCGGACATCCTATACAGATTCAGCATTCCGATAATAGGAATAACCGACGGTGATTTGGATAAGGTCGTTGAAAGCGGATTTAAATCTAAAAATTCAGTTATTTTTGAAGTTGAAAGCGGAAACGATGACATTATCGGCGGTGAAATCCATAAATTAATTTTTAAAAATGAAAATGAATTGGTCAATTCGGCCGATTTCAAGTCAATTGATGATTTGGAAAAAAAGATTATCGAAATCATAAATAATAGGAATATTAAATATAAAATCAATAGAATTTAA
- a CDS encoding methanogenesis marker 2 protein has product MGFILDFEKLIKEVQEFEGVSRKSSIDNVINLLGEAYNVSGDVIIDIGDDASAVDIGNNQVILVAADGIWGQIMNVNPYWAGYCSVLVNVNDIAAMGGKPLAMVNIMSISNDEIYEELLTGIKDGCMKFGVPMVGGHLHPDAECDSVGVAIVGIAQKDKLITSFGAKTGDKVIVAIDLDGKPHEMFKLNWDTTYDKDAKLVQDQITAVQYLAENDYIKAGKDISNPGILGTLEMLLETSGKGANVNLSDIPRNESVPWADWLKSYPGSGFVFTAPEDKCDFIKEYLAKYSIEANVVGEVTDELTLNVTYEGQTIEVFDQNKNPVFKL; this is encoded by the coding sequence GTGGGGTTTATTTTAGACTTTGAAAAACTCATAAAAGAAGTACAGGAATTCGAAGGAGTTTCCCGTAAAAGCTCAATAGACAATGTAATCAATCTTTTGGGTGAAGCTTATAATGTTTCAGGAGATGTAATCATCGACATCGGTGATGACGCATCAGCAGTTGATATAGGAAATAATCAGGTTATTCTGGTGGCTGCCGATGGAATATGGGGTCAGATTATGAATGTCAATCCGTATTGGGCAGGCTACTGTTCAGTTCTCGTTAACGTTAATGACATTGCGGCCATGGGCGGAAAGCCTCTAGCAATGGTTAACATAATGTCAATCAGCAACGATGAGATTTATGAAGAATTATTGACTGGAATAAAGGACGGATGCATGAAATTCGGAGTCCCTATGGTCGGAGGACACCTGCATCCCGATGCAGAATGCGATTCAGTTGGAGTAGCCATTGTCGGTATAGCTCAAAAGGACAAGCTAATTACCAGTTTCGGTGCTAAAACCGGCGATAAGGTAATTGTAGCCATTGACTTGGACGGCAAGCCTCATGAGATGTTTAAACTGAACTGGGATACCACTTATGACAAGGATGCCAAGCTTGTTCAGGATCAGATTACCGCAGTCCAGTACTTGGCCGAAAATGACTATATCAAGGCGGGAAAGGACATTTCAAACCCTGGAATTTTAGGGACTCTGGAAATGCTTCTTGAGACTTCCGGAAAAGGGGCTAACGTCAATCTTTCAGACATTCCAAGAAATGAGAGTGTGCCATGGGCAGACTGGCTAAAGTCATATCCTGGATCCGGCTTTGTATTTACGGCTCCTGAGGATAAATGCGATTTCATTAAGGAGTATCTTGCCAAATATTCAATAGAAGCCAATGTGGTCGGCGAAGTAACCGATGAATTGACGCTTAACGTTACTTACGAAGGCCAGACCATTGAAGTATTTGACCAAAATAAGAATCCTGTCTTTAAATTATAA
- a CDS encoding helix-turn-helix transcriptional regulator codes for MIRDSDYIDNKMMFIVKSEIRLKILTELNARPQTVKEIVDNTNMVYSSVSNNINRLELNDHVQKIDRVYEITPMTRLHFNQLMEFKKSIDVIKNFDSFWSKHKIKYLNNELIENITELYESRLIETNPTDIYRTHNNVKKQLKESKNVKGILPYIHPDYPELIEDILREDGNVELIMERRIYKGIIKQIDEGIKRKSIKSGRLKIHVLNESIELYLLICDNSMNLGLFRNDGSYDQNRILNCESKESLHWANTLFEDIKERVI; via the coding sequence ATGATAAGGGACAGCGATTATATTGACAACAAGATGATGTTTATCGTAAAGTCAGAAATTCGATTAAAAATACTAACAGAACTAAATGCAAGGCCACAGACAGTAAAAGAAATCGTAGACAATACCAATATGGTTTACAGCTCCGTTTCAAATAACATTAACAGATTAGAGCTCAATGATCATGTTCAAAAAATTGACAGAGTATATGAAATTACTCCCATGACAAGGCTTCACTTCAATCAGCTAATGGAATTCAAAAAAAGCATAGACGTTATCAAGAACTTTGACTCATTTTGGAGCAAACATAAGATAAAATACTTAAATAATGAGTTAATAGAAAATATAACAGAGCTTTATGAATCAAGGTTGATTGAAACGAATCCAACCGACATTTATAGAACTCACAATAATGTAAAGAAGCAGCTGAAAGAGTCTAAAAATGTGAAAGGGATACTGCCTTACATTCATCCGGACTATCCGGAATTGATTGAAGACATTTTAAGGGAAGACGGAAATGTCGAATTGATTATGGAGAGAAGGATATACAAAGGCATTATCAAACAGATTGACGAGGGCATTAAGCGCAAATCAATTAAAAGCGGACGGCTGAAGATTCATGTACTTAATGAAAGCATTGAGCTTTACCTGCTCATATGTGACAATTCAATGAATCTGGGACTGTTTCGCAATGATGGCAGCTACGATCAGAACAGAATACTGAACTGTGAATCAAAGGAATCACTGCATTGGGCGAATACGCTATTTGAAGACATCAAAGAAAGAGTGATTTAA
- a CDS encoding ribonuclease VapC — protein sequence MEIYYILDASAFINGFDLTAKNNYTVPEITVEIKDFESRLAYDSAVDEGRLKVQDVTQKYLDKTDESISESGDVLRLSLPDKKLIALALMLIDEGKSVKVISDDYTIQNTLKIMGIDYSGIITEGIKEIYNWKKVCQGCKKEFDEDYPFDDCDVCGSRIFKKRIRVRK from the coding sequence ATGGAAATTTACTATATTCTTGATGCATCAGCTTTCATCAACGGTTTTGATTTAACCGCAAAAAATAATTATACTGTTCCTGAAATTACTGTCGAAATCAAGGACTTTGAGTCACGTCTGGCATATGACAGCGCAGTCGATGAGGGAAGGCTTAAAGTTCAGGACGTAACCCAAAAGTACCTGGATAAAACTGACGAGTCAATATCAGAGTCTGGAGACGTTTTGAGACTGTCACTGCCAGATAAAAAGCTGATAGCACTTGCCCTCATGCTAATCGATGAGGGAAAATCAGTTAAGGTGATAAGCGATGACTACACCATCCAGAACACCTTGAAGATTATGGGAATCGACTATTCCGGAATAATAACCGAGGGAATAAAGGAAATCTATAACTGGAAAAAAGTCTGTCAGGGATGCAAAAAGGAATTCGATGAGGATTACCCTTTCGACGACTGCGACGTATGCGGCTCCAGGATTTTCAAAAAAAGAATCAGGGTGAGGAAATGA